The Pan troglodytes isolate AG18354 chromosome 19, NHGRI_mPanTro3-v2.0_pri, whole genome shotgun sequence region GCCATGGCGGATGTCCCCGGGGCACAGCGAGCGGTTCCCGGTGACGGCCCAGAGCCCCGGGACCCCCTGGACTGTTGGGCCTGCGCTGTTCTTGTAACAGCCCAGAATCTGCTGGTGGCTGCCTTCAATCTTCTCCTGCTGGTGCTGGTGCTAGGGACCATCTTGCTACCCGCTGTCACCATGCTGGGCTTCGGCTTCCTCTGCCACTCTCAGGTGAGCGTGCGCCCCGGGGTGTGCGTGTGAGTGTTGGTGTGTGGTGATGCTGGCGGTGGGGTCTATGGGCCACAACTTCAACCCGCCTGGGCTGTTTCCACCCCGTGCACAGTATCGCCTGGTCGACTTGGGCCTGACGCCTCTTCTCCCACAGTTCCTGCGCTCCCAGGCACCCCCTTGCACCGCGCACCTGCGGGACCCCGGTTTCACGGCCCTACTGGTCACCGGATTCCTGCTCCTCGTGCCGCTGCTCGTGCTTGCTCTGGCCAGCTACCGCCGCCTCTGCCTGCGCCTCCGCCTAGCCGATTGCCTCGTGCCCTACAGCCGAGCCCTTTATCGGCGTCGGCGCGCCCCGCAGCCGCGGCAAATCCGGGCCTCACCAGGGTCCCAGGCCGTTCCCACATCAGGAAAGGTCTGGGTCTAATGACCCTCGAGTCAAGAACAACCCTGGCGGCTGCCCTCCCTCTTATTCGGCCCAAGGACTTGAAGCCCGGCATCTTCCGacctgccctgcccccacccctgcctgagCGGAGTCCTAGCATCCCCTTGGGAGCAGCAGCGTCAGTGGACCCAATGCTGAGAAAGGCCCCCACATCCCGGAAAACCCACTTTCCTTTCACTACCCACATCTCAATCCTGAACATCTGGGCTGGAACCTGCACACCTCCCCCTCAGCCCCGTCGTGAATGGGACAACAATCTCGTGCCCTCGTTTTATGGTGCAGCTTCTCTAGTATTTCCGGGGCTGGGGGGCGGGGCTGGAGGGGAAGGAGTGTCCACGCATCAATAAAGATTTAACGAACTGAACGTGCTCTGCGAACAGAGGCGTGGCACAAGTACTATCACCCCTGCCCTGTGCCGAGGAACAGGAAACATGTGCCAGGGCTACAAATGAGCAGAGAGGAGCATCCTTGAGCCCCCTGGCCTTATCGCTTTTGTCCGTTCTTCCTGGCCAGACCTCAGAGATCTGTTCCTGACCCCAGGCACCTCCCCATCAATAGAGTGGAGGGGCCCAGCCTCGGCCGCCTGCCCCTGCTCCCCTTGGGGACCTGAGCCCGTTCTCTGACCCCAGCTTAGAGGAACTCGGTGTTGCCAGGCCGGGGTGGGAAACAATGGGCCTTCCGGAGCAGGATGACACCCCCTCCCGCCACAATTCTGGAGCAGCAGCGTGGGAGGGAAGATGCAGGGGCCcaccctggggcctgttggtCCGTCATTCAGCCCTGCCCCCCATCTCTACCCCTGAACTTGAGAGAACCTTTGGCACCCCTGGACATCTTGGTTGGGAGAGGAGGGTTGAGGGTGCTCCCAACTTCAGATGAGCCCTTTCCTCTAGGGATGGGGTGTGCTATCCTGCACCGGCATCCCagctacacacagacacaggcccATTCGATCATAAGTTTAATGAAGTCTGAAAGGTAAGCGCCATCGTGGTCAGAGATACGGAGGCCCGGTCAGACTCTCCCTCTGCACCTCAATGGAAACGATGTGGTGTCCGGGTACCATGGCCAGGCCCAGCACACGGGGCTCCCCGGCAGAGAAGGAATCTGGAAAGAAGGATCAGAGCATCAGGAAAGTAGGCCAGAATCAGTCCCGCCCCTCTGAGCCACGAAAACGAGCCCCCAAAAACAAGGGTTGCAGCCAGGCCCTTAAGGGGAAATGCCGTGCGTAAGGTTCCGCCACATTACCAGGCGGGTGTGCATTCCCCGGGCACTGACCCGACGCCTTGAGGAACTCCTGCGCCGAGCCCAGGATGACATTGCAGTCACGGTCAGTGCAGAGGAAGCAGCCGACCAGTGTCCGTCCATCTGTCATGCGAATGCGCATAGTCTTGTTGAGCAGCGCCTCTAGCTGCTGTCGGGCGCGCGCAGCCGCCGAGTCCTCGCGCTCTCCGTCCGAATCCTGCGCGGGGTGTAACAAGCGCTCAGACCGCGCAGCCCAGGCTGCCCGCCCGCGGAACCACAGCTCCCGGCAGCCCGCGGGGCACTCACACAAAGCCCAGAGGCTGCCGGGAGCTGCAGTTCCCCACCCCCTCCATCTTGCTGCTTGACTGCCCCTCAGTCCCAGAACCAGAGCCCGTGCTAACCCCGGCACTGGAGCTGCTCTGACGCCGACTGCAACAGCCATTCTCTTCTCGTAGCAGCATGGTCGGTCCAGCTCCGGCCATTTGCCCGGAGGCCTCCTCTGGGCCTTTCAACTTCCTAAACACCTTTCAGGTTGGGTGGTCCGAGATCTCGCGAGCGCTCCCGACCTCTTTCCTTTCGCGAGAtcacctctcctccccttcctagTCTCCTCGGCAACGGCACAGATCTCGCGAGCTTCTCCTACTTCTCTAGCGCTGTGGCTCACTGAAGCGTACTACGCCGGATGTCTTAAGATATCGCGAGACCTTTACCTCTAGTTTCTTACACATCCTTTAGAAACTGGAATTTAGCGAGAATACCTTCTTTCATACTGCCTCCTCCCTTGTTTTTCTGTCTCAGAGAGATAGTCTGTCCTAAATATCCCATGTAGCCCAGGCCACTGAATTAAAACGGAGCGTATTCGTTCTCCGCCCCACCCCGCAACTCCTGAAAGCGGCGCAACTCAATTACTTGATCCTTATATGCCCCACGCGGGACTCATACTACGTTTTCCGTGAACGCGTGCAGTCCAAACCCCGCCCCTGATATTTATCTCAGTGGACGGTGGCCGGAAAAGGACAATGGTTTCCATGTCAGCGGATAAACGCTCTCCCCTCGGCTCCCGGATGCGACGGAGGTCGTAGTAGTAGTGAGTACGTGCTGAGGAGCAAAGGAGTAACCAAGAGATCCAGTGACCGACAGAGCAAGAGCCATGCCGCGCCGGGGCCTGGTGGCTGGGCCAGACTTGGAGTATTTTCAGCGTCGCTATTTCACGCCGGCGGAGGTGGCCCAACATAACAGGCCCGAAGACCTCTGGGTATCTTACCTGGGACGCGTGTACGACCTAACGTCATTGGCACAGGAATACAAGGGTAAGGGCCACACGTTGGGCCGGGGccggagtgtgtgtgtgtgtgtgtgtgtgtgtgcgcgcgcacgcgcGCGTTTGCCTGGTTCTCGAAGGGCTGGCATTGACAGTGGCTGTGCTGCTCTTTTCAAGGGAACCTGCTGCTGAAACCCATCGTGGAAGTTGCAGGCCAGGATATCAGCCACTGGTTTGATCCAAAGACCAGAGACGTGAGTTATGCTGGAGTCTGGGATTGTGGGTAGAGGAAATGGAGAGCGGGGATGGGAAGGAAAGGCGGAGGCTAGCCAGAGCCTAATGACTGCTCTGACACCCTCGCCCCAAACCCTCCTTTAAAGATCCGCAAGCACATAGATCCGCTGACCGGCTGCCTGAGGTACTGCACCCCGCGGGGCCGCTTTGTGCACGTTCCGCCTCAGCTGCCCTGTTCGGACTGGGCCAACGATTTTGGGAAGCCCTGGTGGCAGGGGTCATATTATGAGGTGGGGCGGCTGTCTGCCAAGACCCGGAGCATCCGCATCATTAACACGCTCACGTCGCAGGAGCACACACTGGAGGTGAGAACTGGTGACAATGAGCAGGTTAGAAGGAATGGGGAATCCCAGCAAATCTCCAGGCCGATCTTCAGGGCAACATTTTTTCCATAACCGGTGGGAGTGTATTTTCTGTCCTTTACATTGAGGCAACTGAGGAAAGCACAGCACCTAGGTCCCCAGGGTTGGGAATTCTAGGAGTGTCTGGGTCACAAGGGGACAAGAGACTCCTTTATAAGCCCGGGAACAGCAGTTCATGTATCTTAGTGATGGTGGTCCTTCGAAGCTCTTACACGCCGTTTTGGACAGCAATTGAACTTTCTTTTTAATCTACTCTGTTGCATGGATATAGTGAGGGGACAGTTGACCCTTTATGGCCATCTGGTAGTTAGAAGTGGCTGCCATTAAGATCTGTAGGACTTTAGGGCCTGTTCATTGCATGCTGGagtttcagcttttttttctggGGCCGTAGAGTACCTGAAGCTGCTATCTGCCAAGGGAGGCACTTTGATCccagtgtgtgtatatgtatactcCATCCAGAATTCTGGGGGTGGGGTGCTTCTGTGTTCTCCAGGTGGGGGTTCTGGAGTCCATATGGGAaatcctacaccgctatctccccTATAACTCACATGCTGCCAGCTACACGTGGAAATATGAAGGGAAGAACCTGAACATGGATTTTACCCTGGAAGAGAATGGGATCCGGGATGAGGAGGAAGAATTTGACTATCTCAGTATGGACGGTACACTTCACACACCTGCAATACTTCTGTACTTCAATGATGATCTCACGGAGTTGTAGGAAAGGAGATGTACACTCGTGTAGACTCAAGACGTATTTCGAGTTTGGCTTTTTCTGTGCCTTGAGGAAAAGTGGTGGGGTCGAGGGGTGCCTGGACCTAGATCTCCACTCCTCTCCAGGAGCTAGCCTGTGCCCTTCTGAAGTGTAAAGGCCCTATTCCCTGCCTTCATTACAGTTTGCTCTGAGAAAATTAGTGAATTAATCTTTAGGAATGATACAAGAAGATCAAGTACCTTGGTTTAGGGAGATGTAGAAGAGGATAGTCAGAGTTCAGGCAGAACTGTTTGATAGTTAAGAGAGAGTAGTTCTACAGGGGTGAGGGATGGAAGGACTTCTTTGGCAATGATGGAAATGAGATGTCTGCAGGAAGATGGGATttacaaagaaataggaaatgtTTATCATTGACCATACAAAGCTGGCTTATCTTACTTGTAGAAGAGTGTTTGGCAGCTGAAAcccaagggaaagaaaggaagtgcGTCATTACAGGCAATTCAGGCTAGATATTATACTAGGTACTTCAtataccctcttttttttttttttttgcccccaacaaagagaaggggtcttgctctgtcacccagtctggagtgcagtggcaaaatcatggctcactgcagcctggagctcctgggcacaagtgatcctcccatctctgcgttgagtagctgggacttcaggtgcatgccacaatgcctaattttttaattttttgtagacacagggtctcgctgtgttgcccaggctggtttcaacctcctggcctcaagtgatcctcttgcctcagcctcccaaatagcctcTTCAAGACAACTACCCCATAAGGTGGATTACCAttactattttacagataagtcctttgaaactttgaaaagTTTAATAGCTCAAAGCCACACTAGGTAGTAACCACTAGAGCCAGAATGCAAATTCAAGTCTGCCCAACTCCAAAGTCCATGTTCTCTCAATATAAAGGGACCATCTCAATGTCTAATCTCATGTTAACATTTGTAGCCACTGCTCTCAGCAAGTATTTGGGATGTGGCTTTGTCCTAGGATCCCTGCACAATAGGAAATTGTGGTCCTATTGTATAGTTTGCAGTTATTGTCTCTGGAAGGGAGTTTGCAGAGTTCTCCTGTGGCGAAGAGGAGGCAAGGAAGGCTAAGTGTCAGTTAAGCAATAGCTATTGGGGCTACTTCTTTGTTAATCCCATACCCCAGATTTCTCTCCTGACCTTTTTGGGGCAAAGAGGTGGGTATTTACTAACTTGAGGGAAAACTAGAGTGGGGAAAAGGCCGGCAAATTAGTGACACTTTGGCGAGGGAGAAAAAGGAGGCAGTTTGCCACTTGGAGAAGATGAGGAAGACAGGGTTGCAAGACGGTGACTCCAAAAGAGGGAGCTCGACAGGGGTAATGTAAACAGAGATGCTAACTAAGTCAGAAAACTCTCCTGGTGACCAAAAGAGAACCACTATTGGGGGTAATGGCTAGATTTGTTCTCCTTTAACTTAAGGAGGGGAGATTTGAGAATGACAGACAGTTGAACTTCCTGGCAgcagcaagcaaaaaacaaatcagGAAGAGTTTAGTGTGTCTTCTGGCAGGGGACacccagggcccagcacaggagaAGGTGGCCCCTGTGAGATACTGGTGGGCTATATAGGCGTTTTCTGAGGGGCTTTGGGAGGCATGAACAAAGGTGGAAACATTGCTGTTGGCTTCAGCAGTATCTCAATTTACTGTGAGATGGAGGGTTTAAATCTAACCCCATGGAATGCAGGAGTCCATGAATTATCTAAATCGATCATTTTGATCTTTAATCAACTCTGCAATTATGTGTACCTTGTTTGCTCAATTAAACCCTGAACTATTTGAGAATGAAAGCTATGCTGTTCCTCTAGTGCAAGCCTCAGGGCCTGTCCTGTGCCTACAGGATGTCCCCATTCTGCCAAAACCTGTCCCTCTTCCAGAGACTCCTACTTCAATGCCTCTTGCTAGAAACACATCCCTTTCCTCACACATCCAGTCACTCGTCAAGTGTAATCTGTCTCCTAAATATCTCTGGAACCTATCTTCTTTTCTCCAAGTTACCATCACCTCTTGTCTAAACTGCTACGGAAACTTCCTAACCTGTTCTCCCATTTCCACTTCTGACTTCCATGCTGCAATGAGAGTCAGCTATGAAAAACAAACCTAAACATCGAACTTTCCTTAGCTTCTTCAGTGGCTTCCAACTGCTTTTGGAATAAAGTCCTAAATTCAAAGATCTTGTATAAATCAGGCTCATCTCGCAACACCCCTCTTTGTTCTCTATGGCCCAGACACACTGGCTTTCAGTTCATTACATGTCTTGCCTCAGACCCTCACACACTGTCCTCTCTGCCTGCaacactcttcctttcactttccACCTAGCTGATCCTAAATGTTCCTTCCTCAGGGAGGTCTTTTCTGATTTCTTGGTGGGTCAAGACTTTCTGATAAATCAGTTAGCACCATGcattttccagagtttttattacaATTGTAAAATTATGGCTGTAATAGGCTGGCTGCGCTGCTAGATTGTAAGCTCACGAGGGCAGAGACCTTGTTCACATCTTGCTCACTGCTATATTCTCATTGCTGAGCACACAGTTGCAGCTCAATAAATTTTGAATGAACTCCAATGTTAAGTGAACTCATCCGTCTATACCTAGTGGGAGGGATGTTGTGTCCTAGTAGGCAAGGAAGGACCAAGAAATAGGATGTCTGGTTCCTGTGCTATAGTCTCTATCCATAGGATTCACTTTCCTTGCTTCCCCAATATCCAAAACCAAAAGTTATTCCATAGAGGGtctctggccaggtgcagcgactcacgcctgtaatcccagaactttgggaggccgaggcatggggatcacctgaggtcaggagttcaagaccagcctggccaacctggcaaaagcctgtttctactaaaaatccaaaaaattagccgggcgtggtggcacacacctataatcccagctatttgggaggctgaggcaggagaattgcttgaacccgggagatggaggttgcagtgagctgagatagtgccattgcactccagcctgggcaacaagaacgaaactccatctaaaaaaaaaaaaaaaaaaagttaaaaaaaaaaagagggtctcACCAGATTTTTGGGGGCCAATCCATCTGTCATTTCCCCATATGGCCACCAGGTGGCTGTAATTACCTATAGAGTCAGGGAGACAAGCCTGGAGGGAAAACCCTTCCAAAGTTAGGATGGGAAGGTGGCCCTTGGAGATTTATAAGGGGGAGGGAAGGacaagaaaacaaggaaaaaccACATGGCCACCGTTCTATTAGCATTAGGTTTatgcctgcttttttttctctcacaagCACATGGCAGGAAAGGAGTGCAGTTAGGAATTCATGGGCTAGAACAAAAAGGGGGTCCTGATTACAGGTATGGGAGTGTATGGGGCAAAGTATGGAGCTGACAAAGGGATAAAGAcatcacaaatttttaaaataatagaatgcATTCACttattaatacttaaaaaaaatctttccagtAGGCACTGCTTTGTTCTCTAAATagccaagtggatatttgcatgagGAGTATGTAAATAATGCTTTAGCCTAAAACCCAGAAAGCAAACAGAACATGAGTGTAGGGTCCAAGTCCTCTTGTGGTAATCTCTTTTGTGTTAGAGGGTGGTGGGTGAAGGATGGAATGCTGAAGGGAAGGCTGCCGTCCTCAGTGAATCACAGCAGCTTCAAAGGACTCAACTGGCAAGATTTCCCACAGATGAGGTCCCTACATGCCCACATTGCTGGGGGTCATAAAGAGGCATATGTTCCTTGTAGGAAGCTTGCCTGCTCACTGGGATAAAGCATGCACacatgaaaagataaatgaacatAGTACATGATAAAGGCTTAAGTTATGGTATAGAAAAGTTTCTACCCTTACAGCAAGTCACAGGTGGATTACTAACCTGGCCGTCCTGAAACTGTTTCTaaatactctgtgtgtgtgtgtctgtggatgTGTATTATTTTTGGAAAACGGTGCTATAATTTCCATCAGATTCTCCAAATAGCCCAACCCCCTACTCCTACTCCTGAAatagcacgcacacacacacatacacaacaataATTTAAACAGCCTCAAAAGTATAATATCAAAAGTTATAATACAATGTGGTCCCAATATTCTGGCATCTGTCTCAATGGTCTGCCTCAGCCTGTGGCAGAACCATGGCAACCCATGGCAGAAATTCCTAAAGCTCTAACCTTTGGGGCTAAATTTATGACGAGTCTCAAGTGTTTTACTACCGTACCAAATGTTAATCTGGCTGTACCTTGGAGCTGAGTAAAGGGATCCATCATTTGGTCTTGATACTATAACATCCAATCATACATCACGATAAGGTCAATGCATCCAGCGCCACAGCTAAGTTTAGGGAGGCCACATGGATGGGCTGCTGTTGGGAGAACAGCCACTTGATCATGGGTCAGTAGAGTACACGGTTTGGCTGGAAGAATGCACACAGAATTAGAAACCTGACTGATCTTTATCCTGGAAGCCAAAGATTAAGGATTCAAAAATACAAATGGATATGCACCCCAAGTACTAGGTATTCTAGGCACACCGGaagcactaaaaagaaaaacccaaaaagctggtgaatgaataagtgaagcgAATCCATCAAAGTGGGAATGGGAGTAaaggcttaagtgcagtggtgtgatcatagctcactgtcacctcaaactcctgagctcagacaatgctcctgcctcagagtagcaccaccatacctggctaattctttatttttttatagagacagggtcttcctatgttgcccaagcccgtctcaaactcctcgcctcaagcaatcctcctgcctaggcctcccaaagtgttgggattataagtatgagtcaccgtgcctggccaatattttaaataattgtgtgCCTGgactgggtgtggcagctcacgcctgtaatcccagcactttgggaggcagaaggatcacttgaggccaggagttcaagataagcctggccaacacagtgaaaccctgtctttactaaaaatacaaaaattagccaggtgtggtggcaagtgcctataatctcagctactcgggaggctgaggcaaaatggcttcaacccaggaggcggaggctgcagtgagccaagatcacgccactgcactccagcctgggcaacagagtgagactccatctcaaaaaaaaaaaaaaattatgtgtatgAAGCAAAGTTTGTGTTAGGTACTTGTGTGTAGAATCTTCTACTTGTGGTGTCATGTAGGCATCTAAAAGTTTCCGATTTAGGAGCATTTTGGGTGTttgattagggatgctcaacctgtacatatacatacctatatataaacatattatgaATAGAGTGAaagtactataaagacaca contains the following coding sequences:
- the TMEM88 gene encoding transmembrane protein 88 isoform X2, producing MADVPGAQRAVPGDGPEPRDPLDCWACAVLVTAQNLLVAAFNLLLLVLVLGTILLPAVTMLGFGFLCHSQFLRSQAPPCTAHLRDPGFTALLVTGFLLLVPLLVLALASYRRLCLRLRLADCLVPYSRALYRRRRAPQPRQIRASPGSQAVPTSGKVWV
- the TMEM88 gene encoding transmembrane protein 88 isoform X1; this translates as MADVPGAQRAVPGDGPEPRDPLDCWACAVLVTAQNLLVAAFNLLLLVLVLGTILLPAVTMLGFGFLCHSQYRLVDLGLTPLLPQFLRSQAPPCTAHLRDPGFTALLVTGFLLLVPLLVLALASYRRLCLRLRLADCLVPYSRALYRRRRAPQPRQIRASPGSQAVPTSGKVWV
- the NAA38 gene encoding N(alpha)-acetyltransferase 38, NatC auxiliary subunit gives rise to the protein MAVAVGVRAAPVPGLARALVLGLRGSQAARWRGWGTAAPGSLWALCECPAGCRELWFRGRAAWAARSERLLHPAQDSDGEREDSAAARARQQLEALLNKTMRIRMTDGRTLVGCFLCTDRDCNVILGSAQEFLKASDSFSAGEPRVLGLAMVPGHHIVSIEVQRESLTGPPYL
- the NAA38 gene encoding N(alpha)-acetyltransferase 38, NatC auxiliary subunit isoform X1, which encodes MAGAGPTMLLREENGCCSRRQSSSSAGDSDGEREDSAAARARQQLEALLNKTMRIRMTDGRTLVGCFLCTDRDCNVILGSAQEFLKASGQCPGNAHPPDSFSAGEPRVLGLAMVPGHHIVSIEVQRESLTGPPYL
- the NAA38 gene encoding N(alpha)-acetyltransferase 38, NatC auxiliary subunit isoform X2, translating into MAGAGPTMLLREENGCCSRRQSSSSAGDSDGEREDSAAARARQQLEALLNKTMRIRMTDGRTLVGCFLCTDRDCNVILGSAQEFLKASDSFSAGEPRVLGLAMVPGHHIVSIEVQRESLTGPPYL
- the CYB5D1 gene encoding cytochrome b5 domain-containing protein 1 isoform X1, which encodes MPRRGLVAGPDLEYFQRRYFTPAEVAQHNRPEDLWVSYLGRVYDLTSLAQEYKGNLLLKPIVEVAGQDISHWFDPKTRDIRKHIDPLTGCLRYCTPRGRFVHVPPQLPCSDWANDFGKPWWQGSYYEVGRLSAKTRSIRIINTLTSQEHTLEVGVLESIWEILHRYLPYNSHAASYTWKYEGKNLNMDFTLEENGIRDEEEEFDYLSMDGTLHTPAILLYFNDDLTEL
- the CYB5D1 gene encoding cytochrome b5 domain-containing protein 1 isoform X2 translates to MPRRGLVAGPDLEYFQRRYFTPAEVAQHNRPEDLWVSYLGRVYDLTSLAQEYKGNLLLKPIVEVAGQDISHWFDPKTRDIRKHIDPLTGCLRYCTPRGRFVHVPPQLPCSDWANDFGKPWWQGSYYEVGRLSAKTRSIRIINTLTSQEHTLELHVEI